CGCCGGGCCGGCGTCCGCGGTAATAGGCTACGACGATTGGCTCTGCGTAGACCGGGATTCCAACTATTTGTACTGGGATTACTATCGCGAGTGGCGGGTCCTGGACACGTTGCCCGCCCGGCCGTACGGCGTCGGGACCGGCGTCCTGTGGCCCACCGACCAGTGGGTCCGAGGTTTCGTCTTGTGCCGCAACGGTTACATTTACCGTTATGAGGGCTATTCCGCGGTGGCGCCGGCGTCGCTGGGTCGGGTGAAGGCGTTGTACCGCTAGGGTGCGGCTCGTTATCGTTTAACGAGGTTTAGGGTTTCGAGACGAAAAGGGGGTACCGAGATGTTTCGCGGATTTCTATGCGCGATAGTCATCGCGGCGTTGGCGGTGGGGTTGAGGGCGCAATCCTGGCCTCCCAGCCTGGTAGCTTCGTTCGCGGCGCCGCCGGGGGCTATAGATGTCGCGTACGAACACGGACCTTTATACGCGTTGGCGGACGGGTCCCCGCCGACCGTTTACACTTTAAACGCTTACAACGGGTCCATAACCGGGAGCTTTACCGTACCGGTCCCGTCGGGGGCGCGCGGCATTACGTACGACGCCTACGGCGCCGAATCGATATGGGTCAGTAACCGCATCAATCGGTACGTCTACCGTCTGACGACCGCGGGGTCGCTCGCGGGTTCGTTCGCGTGCCCGGGCGGTGCGCCCTACGGCCTGGGGTATTCCTACTACAACCCGCAGCACGGCCGGGGCCTATTCGTGACGTGCCGCAACGAGAACCGCATCTTGAACCTTAACGCTACCACCGGCTCCCTTTTGGGAAGCTTCGCCGGGCCGGCGTCGGCCGCCCTCGAGTACGACGATTGGTTCTGCGTGGACCGGAATTCCAACTATTTATACTGGGATTACAATCGGGAGTGGCAGGTACTGGATACGTTGCCGGCGCGGCCCTGGGGCGTCGCGACCAACGTGATGTGGCCCACCGACCAGTGGGTGCAGGTTTACGTTCTATGCCACGACGGCTACATCTACCGCTACGAGGGTGCAACCGCCGTCGCGCCGGCGTCCCTTGGCCGGATAAGGGCGTTGTATAGATAACCCGAACGGACCGCGGCCGCGACGCGTACGTGGTGAAGACGTACAAGGCGGGCGAGGAGCGGGGGGACTTCCCGGTGCCGGCGCACGGCTAGCCGGAGGTGACTTACCGGTTGTGGCTGCTCGAGCCCGGTAAGGAGTATCGCGTCCGCGTGGAGAAGTTCGGCTCCGCCAGCGAACCCGGGGAGCCGGAGGGCGACGTCATATACGAGACGCATTATCATTTTTACGTTCAGGTAAGGCCGCCGGTTAACCGTGCCGCGTTGCGACGAAACGTCTCGCCGCGGCATTAGACGGGAGTGTTCGCGATGAGCGTCGAAATCCCTCGATGCAGGATCACCGTTTTAAAGCGTAACCTCTACCGGGACCTGGCCGAAGAGTACCTCGACGATTCTTGTAAAGACATCGGCCCGTGCGAGCTTTTCGAGGACGGCCAGGAATTCGTAATCGACCCGGCGGCGCCGCCGCCCGAAGGTTTCTGTAGCTGGGCGTGGGCGGATATTCGCAAGGATATGTTTACCGTGGCGTACGGCGCCCACGTCTCCGGCATCAAACAACCCGGGACCGTTCTTACCGGGTGTACGGATTGGTTCAGGCCGGTGATCTTTAAAGTGGAGAGGCTCGGCTAAGCCGACCTTTTTTACGGCGCCGCGTGGAGAAGTTCGGCTCCGCCAGCGAACCCGGGGAGCCGGAGGGCGACGTCATATACGAGACGCATTATCATTTTTACGTTCAGGTAACGTTACCCCGAGTTCGCTTACGTAAAGAAGCGGCGGGTTTAAAACCCGCCGCTTCTGCTTCGACGTAAGGCTCCAAGGGAGTTACTTCTCCCCGATAGTCATCACCCAGCCGTACTTGTCCGGCGCCTCCTTGAGCATGATGGCGTTGAGCTTGT
This portion of the bacterium genome encodes:
- a CDS encoding TIGR04076 family protein, whose amino-acid sequence is MSVEIPRCRITVLKRNLYRDLAEEYLDDSCKDIGPCELFEDGQEFVIDPAAPPPEGFCSWAWADIRKDMFTVAYGAHVSGIKQPGTVLTGCTDWFRPVIFKVERLG